In the genome of Roseovarius sp. Pro17, the window TACTGCGAAAGGCGGCGAGCAGCGCCGCGATATCCTTGCGCGGGGCAGCAAAGCGGGCGTGTAGCGTGACGTCGACCAGGGTCAGACCCAGCTCTTGGCAGCTTTCCTTTTCGGTCAGATAGTGCGCCGCTCCGCCGGAACCGCGCAGATTGAGGATGCTCTTGATCCCCATTTCTTTCATCTGGGCAAAGCGTTTATGCGTCGGATGGTTCGAGCGGTAGACGCCCGGCGCAACCTCGAACTGGTTGGTCCAGATACCGCGCAGGATGGCATGGTCGAACCAGAGGTTGTAGATATGCGCGCGGCGGCGGTTTTCGGGCGTCGAAAGGTCGGTGTTGTAGGATTGGCGCAGGTTGCGTTCCCACGTGGCCAGTCGTTTAAAAAGGGGCATGAGGGCCTCTGCGCTGCGGCAAGAACGCTCCGTCTAATCGCGTGCGCCGCGCATGGCAAGCGCGCGGGTGGATTGACGCGGGCAGCGATGGGCGTAAGGGTGCGTGCGATATTGCAAAAGTGAGGCTGGAGATGAGCGTTTCCGACACCCAAGGCGCATTGTCTGGCGGGCGATCCTATCTGGCCATTCCCGGCCCGTCGGTCGTGCCTGACCGGGTGCTGAACGCGATGCACCGCGCGTCGCCGAACATCTATGCCGGTGCGCTGATCGACATGGTCCAAACGCTGATCCCGGACCTCAAACGCGTGGCACGCACCCAGCATCACGTCGCCATCTACATCGCTAATGGCCATGGCGCGTGGGAAGCCGCGCTGAGCAATACACTGGCACCGGACGACACGGTGCTGGCGCTGGTCACGGGCCGCTTCGGCCATGGCTGGTCGGAAATGGCGCGCGCGATGGGCATCGACGTTCAGATGCTGGATTTCGGGCGCGCGTCGCCCATCGATCCCAACCGCGTTGAAGAGGCTTTGCGCGCGGACACATCGCACCGGATCAAGGCCGTGCTGGCCACGCATGTTGACACGTCCAGCTCAGCGCTAAGCGATATGGAGGCCATCCGCGCGGCCATCGACGCGGCGGGACATCCTGCGCTGTTGATGGCCGATTGCATTGCCTCTCTGGGCTGTGACCGGTTCGAGATGGACGCGTGGGGCGTCGATGTCGCCGTGACCGGCAGCCAGAAGGGGCTAATGATGCCGCCTGGTCTGGGCTTTGTCTTTTTCAGCGAAAAGGCGGCTGAGGCACGGCGCAGGCTTGCCCGTGTCAGCCCCTATTGGGACTGGACGCTGCGCGCCGCGCCGGGTGAGTTTTACCAACACTTTTTCGGCACCGCGCCGACGCATCACCTATATGGACTGCGCGCCGCGCTGGACATGATTCAGGATGAGGGGCTCGAGGCTGTTTGGGCGCGCCATGACCGCCTTGCCCGCGCCATCTGGGCGGCGTGCGAGGTTTGGGCGACAGGCGGCGCGCTGCGGATAAATATGGGCGATCCCGCGCATCGCAGCCGAGCGGTCACCGCGTTATCGCTGCCAGCGCCGGGTGCCAGCGATCTGCGTACCTGGCTGGAGGCCAATGCGGGCGTCACGCTGGGCGTTGGTCTGGGGATGGCCGAGGCGAATGATCCGGCGTG includes:
- a CDS encoding pyridoxal-phosphate-dependent aminotransferase family protein, which codes for MSVSDTQGALSGGRSYLAIPGPSVVPDRVLNAMHRASPNIYAGALIDMVQTLIPDLKRVARTQHHVAIYIANGHGAWEAALSNTLAPDDTVLALVTGRFGHGWSEMARAMGIDVQMLDFGRASPIDPNRVEEALRADTSHRIKAVLATHVDTSSSALSDMEAIRAAIDAAGHPALLMADCIASLGCDRFEMDAWGVDVAVTGSQKGLMMPPGLGFVFFSEKAAEARRRLARVSPYWDWTLRAAPGEFYQHFFGTAPTHHLYGLRAALDMIQDEGLEAVWARHDRLARAIWAACEVWATGGALRINMGDPAHRSRAVTALSLPAPGASDLRTWLEANAGVTLGVGLGMAEANDPAWHGFFRIGHMGHVNAQMVLGVLGSIEAGMAALDIPRGEGAVGAAAQVIAKG
- a CDS encoding tyrosine-protein phosphatase; its protein translation is MPLFKRLATWERNLRQSYNTDLSTPENRRRAHIYNLWFDHAILRGIWTNQFEVAPGVYRSNHPTHKRFAQMKEMGIKSILNLRGSGGAAHYLTEKESCQELGLTLVDVTLHARFAAPRKDIAALLAAFRSIEKPFVMHCKSGADRAGFASAIYLMVMEGRPVAEARKMLGLRFLHVKRSRTGVLDYILDLYEARHAQTGIGFEEWVLTEYDNVQVQADFEANFKPWF